A section of the Marinoscillum sp. 108 genome encodes:
- the hisB gene encoding bifunctional histidinol-phosphatase/imidazoleglycerol-phosphate dehydratase HisB translates to MRPILFIDRDGTINAETADEQIDHIDKLNFLPDVFFYLRKIQAESNYVLAMVTNQDGLGTDAFPEDTFWPVHNLIMRTLESEGIKFDSVHIDEHFPKDNHPNRKPGTGMLTQYQDGTFDLKNSYVLGDRATDVQLARNLGCKAIHIAEEAVTDAELTTASWKEIYEYLILHPRKASVQRTTKETDIAIAVNLDGAGNTSIETGLGFFDHMLDQLGKHGGIDLTVKVKGDLHIDEHHTIEDTALALGECFLKALGDKKGINRYGFLLPMDDVLAQVAIDFGGRPWLVWEPEFKREKIGEMPTEMFMHFFKSFSDTAKCNLNIKAEGDNEHHKIEGIFKAWAKAIKMAIKRNPDEMSSLPSTKGVL, encoded by the coding sequence ATGAGACCAATCCTTTTTATAGACCGTGACGGCACTATCAATGCCGAGACAGCAGACGAACAAATCGATCACATTGACAAGCTCAATTTCCTACCCGATGTGTTTTTTTACCTGAGAAAAATTCAGGCTGAATCCAACTATGTGTTAGCTATGGTCACCAATCAGGATGGTCTTGGTACAGATGCTTTTCCTGAGGATACCTTCTGGCCGGTGCATAATCTGATCATGAGGACCCTGGAGAGTGAGGGGATCAAGTTTGATTCTGTGCACATAGACGAACATTTCCCAAAGGACAACCACCCCAATAGGAAACCGGGTACGGGCATGCTCACGCAATATCAGGATGGTACTTTTGATCTCAAAAACAGCTATGTCCTGGGAGATAGGGCCACTGATGTGCAGCTGGCAAGAAACCTGGGGTGTAAAGCCATCCACATAGCTGAAGAGGCCGTAACCGATGCTGAGTTGACCACCGCCAGTTGGAAGGAGATCTATGAATATTTGATTTTGCATCCCAGAAAAGCTTCGGTACAGCGAACCACCAAAGAGACTGATATCGCCATAGCGGTGAATTTGGATGGTGCCGGGAATACTTCCATAGAGACCGGGCTTGGTTTTTTTGATCACATGCTGGATCAGCTGGGTAAGCATGGCGGCATTGACCTGACTGTGAAGGTAAAGGGTGATTTGCACATAGATGAGCACCACACCATAGAAGATACGGCGCTTGCGCTGGGTGAATGCTTTTTGAAGGCCCTGGGTGATAAAAAGGGAATCAACCGGTATGGGTTTTTACTGCCCATGGACGATGTGTTGGCTCAGGTAGCCATTGATTTTGGCGGTCGTCCCTGGCTCGTATGGGAGCCGGAGTTCAAAAGAGAAAAAATAGGAGAGATGCCTACTGAGATGTTCATGCATTTTTTCAAATCCTTCTCAGATACCGCCAAATGTAACCTCAACATCAAAGCTGAGGGAGACAACGAACACCATAAAATCGAAGGGATCTTCAAGGCATGGGCTAAGGCCATCAAAATGGCCATTAAGCGGAACCCGGATGAGATGAGCAGCCTCCCAAGTACTAAAGGAGTGCTTTGA
- a CDS encoding alpha/beta hydrolase-fold protein has product MMLVKCALFLIALTVSFASSGQVTFLIESLPDNHPEGDSIYIAGSFNGWNPADGDFLLQKGDQPYITLDGDAPIAFKFTRGSWATVEGNASGEKIENRSYSFTGLPDTVIVSIASWEDLSGTANPVSSTRASNVTTIDQFEIPQLNRSRRIWIYLPPDYTESDDRYPVIYMHDGQNVFDAASSFSGEWGVDEALNELYEQEGFTAMVVAVDNGGDKRIDEYAPWSNADYGGGEGVAYVDFLIKTLKPLIDDHYRTRPEAAHTAIVGSSLGGLISYYAGMKYPEVFGRVGAPSPAFWFNPEIFDFTDTVALHPKTRLYLSAGGAEEASTATNMTRIADQLVSRDFPKDQIHTAVHPDMQHNESYWQSIVAEMVRWLMDNSN; this is encoded by the coding sequence ATGATGCTGGTAAAATGCGCGCTATTCCTGATTGCCCTGACTGTGAGTTTTGCAAGCTCGGGACAGGTAACGTTTCTCATTGAAAGCCTGCCGGATAATCATCCCGAAGGGGATTCTATTTATATAGCGGGTTCGTTCAATGGGTGGAATCCGGCGGACGGTGATTTCTTATTGCAGAAAGGTGACCAACCCTACATCACCCTCGATGGCGATGCTCCCATTGCATTTAAGTTTACAAGGGGAAGCTGGGCAACCGTAGAGGGGAATGCATCTGGTGAGAAGATCGAAAATCGGAGTTATTCCTTTACCGGGTTGCCTGATACCGTCATCGTGAGTATTGCCTCATGGGAAGACTTGTCAGGCACAGCCAATCCAGTGAGTTCTACACGTGCGTCAAATGTGACGACTATTGACCAGTTTGAAATACCTCAGCTCAATAGGTCCAGAAGGATTTGGATTTACTTACCCCCGGATTATACAGAGAGCGATGATCGGTATCCGGTTATCTACATGCACGATGGACAAAACGTTTTTGACGCGGCGAGTTCCTTCTCCGGGGAATGGGGTGTGGATGAAGCGCTCAATGAACTTTATGAGCAGGAAGGTTTCACAGCGATGGTGGTGGCTGTAGACAATGGTGGTGACAAAAGAATTGATGAATACGCCCCATGGTCCAACGCAGATTATGGAGGTGGAGAAGGTGTAGCTTATGTCGATTTTCTGATAAAAACACTCAAGCCACTTATAGATGATCATTACAGAACAAGGCCGGAGGCTGCTCATACGGCCATTGTGGGGAGCTCATTGGGTGGATTGATTTCCTACTATGCCGGCATGAAATATCCGGAAGTATTTGGCAGGGTAGGAGCTCCATCACCAGCTTTTTGGTTTAATCCGGAGATTTTTGATTTTACAGATACGGTAGCACTTCATCCCAAGACCCGACTATACCTCTCGGCTGGAGGAGCTGAGGAGGCTTCCACAGCCACCAATATGACCAGGATAGCTGATCAGCTCGTTTCGCGGGACTTCCCAAAGGATCAGATTCATACCGCGGTGCACCCCGATATGCAGCACAACGAATCCTACTGGCAGTCGATTGTTGCAGAGATGGTGAGGTGGTTGATGGACAATTCGAATTAA